One region of Macrobrachium rosenbergii isolate ZJJX-2024 chromosome 20, ASM4041242v1, whole genome shotgun sequence genomic DNA includes:
- the LOC136849138 gene encoding glutathione S-transferase 1-1-like, giving the protein MPLDLYYHPVSPYCRSVLLTARAVGVDLNLKKIDLFNKEQLKPEFVAVNPQHTVPTLVDGDLTLWESRVICTYLVNKYGKDDSLYPKDPKARAKVDAILHFDIGTLAARWAQLIQPIKSGKAKKPCQEHVDKLHEALEWLDGFLKGVKFAAGTDHVTVADLVLVANVSSYQAAGFIVEHYVNINSWIAKCKQAMDGYEELNGEGVKSFGDFVKSMIKDE; this is encoded by the exons ATGCCTCTCGATCTCTACTATCACCCAGTATCTCCTTACTGCCGGTCGGTCCTCCTCACAGCCCGAGCAGTTGGGGTCGATCTCAACCTGAAGAAGATCGACCTGTTCAATAAAGAACAGCTCAAGCCAGAATTCGTTGCCGTCAACCCTCAACACACGGTGCCTACGCTGGTCGACGGAGACCTCACTTTATGGGAAAG CCGTGTAATCTGCACCTACTTGGTCAACAAGTACGGCAAAGACGACTCACTTTACCCAAAGGATCCCAAGGCCAGAGCGAAGGTCGACGCCATCCTGCATTTTGACATTGGCACTCTCGCCGCTCGATGGGCACAACTCATC CAACCCATCAAGTCAGGCAAGGCCAAAAAGCCTTGCCAAGAGCATGTGGACAAATTGCACGAAGCTCTGGAGTGGTTAGATGGCTTCCTGAAGGGCGTCAAATTTGCTGCCGGGACAGACCACGTGACAGTGGCCGATCTCGTCTTGGTTGCGAATGTCTCCAGCTACCAGGCAGCCGGGTTCATTGTCGAACACTACGTAAACATCAACTCTTGGATTGCAAAGTGCAAGCAAGCCATGGATGGTTACGAGGAGCTCAACGGAGAGGGAGTTAAGAGCTTCGGCGATTTCGTGAAGTCGATGATCAAAGATGAATGA